A region from the Thermoplasmatales archaeon genome encodes:
- the malK_14 gene encoding Trehalose/maltose import ATP-binding protein MalK yields the protein MTSIDIKGISKNYGSIAALKNVNLSLNSNGCIGLLGPNGAGKTTLMKLITNIIKPSTGEVLINGTNVSADPSIALRTVGSIIEQPEFYTYLTAYETMMFVCRIKGGTKEFCTSEIDRVSNITEVKNFLNRKTGTYSRGMKQRLALAVALINNPDVIILDEPTFGLDPRGMADIRRTLNKIREERRSIILLSTHLISEVKELCDRVIIIDEGSIVYDSDLDDVKKSLRIRFYEPVSMDFTGKDSLIEDEGKTAIFSVERDTPNNVLIRDLVSRGAKIRDVEESSGIEEKYLSIVGTGSN from the coding sequence ATGACTTCGATTGACATTAAAGGTATTTCAAAGAACTACGGAAGTATAGCAGCACTGAAGAATGTGAATCTTTCCCTGAATTCCAACGGTTGCATTGGTTTACTTGGCCCAAACGGTGCAGGGAAGACAACACTGATGAAACTTATCACTAACATAATCAAGCCATCCACCGGCGAAGTCCTGATCAACGGAACAAATGTCTCAGCTGACCCTTCTATTGCCCTTAGGACGGTTGGCAGCATAATTGAGCAACCAGAGTTCTATACATACCTAACCGCGTATGAAACTATGATGTTTGTGTGCCGCATCAAGGGTGGCACCAAGGAATTTTGCACTTCTGAAATAGACAGGGTCAGCAATATAACTGAGGTCAAAAACTTCCTGAACAGGAAGACTGGAACATACTCAAGGGGAATGAAGCAACGACTTGCACTTGCCGTTGCCCTGATCAACAACCCCGATGTAATCATACTGGATGAACCGACATTTGGCCTCGATCCAAGAGGAATGGCTGATATAAGGAGAACACTCAACAAAATAAGAGAGGAAAGAAGAAGCATCATACTCCTGAGTACTCACCTCATTTCAGAAGTCAAGGAGCTATGTGACCGGGTCATCATAATTGATGAAGGTTCAATTGTTTATGATTCTGATTTAGATGATGTCAAGAAAAGCCTGCGTATTCGCTTTTACGAGCCTGTATCTATGGACTTCACCGGCAAAGATTCATTAATTGAGGACGAGGGTAAAACAGCGATTTTCAGCGTGGAAAGGGATACACCAAACAACGTGCTTATCCGGGACCTCGTCAGCAG